Sequence from the Argentina anserina chromosome 7, drPotAnse1.1, whole genome shotgun sequence genome:
GTTCAAATCATTCGTAACTTGCGCCTAAATATACGTATCTGTCTTGAAAAAGagcaattataaaaatgtgtCTGAGCCCCTCATTGAAAGAGTAACCAGAATTGGACATTGAAGCTGTAATAACTCAACGGAGCAATAATAGTAAGAAATCATTAATCATGTATCATAGCAAGATGTAACGTACAACATTTTTGTTCATTCGAACTTCTGATGATAATTTTATGTTGCCTAATTAACTAATATGATGATGGCACAACAGTTATTAAATTAAGGACCTACTGGATGATAATAATTACATATAATTCAACTACCAAGAATGGGCGAATTTTATGCTATGTTTGATTTTGTGATGCTGTCAATGGATTGGCTCCCTAATATATACACGCTTCTAACCTAAAAATTATCTGTGACCAATGCACCCATCAATTTTCTGAATTCCATATctgtgaaaaacaaaattcttGTGACTTAATTCAATTACAAAGGACAAAATGGAACAAACCAACTCACCCTATGCTAGCTGCggtctatatatatgtggtATAAAATAACTTGGAAACAATTTATTTGTTTCCCTGTATTCAAATTTACAGAGAACGTTCCCTTCCtctcttgtttcaatttcaaattttcgataatttatttttcagtAAAATGCCCATTCTATCACCTGCCATAGATTAAACGTTTGGATATAAATGCAAATGGACACAGACATTTGTGGTCAAAATGAAATACAACTCAACTATAGTATATGGTAGCCATTAGCAAGGAGAGCAACCAAGCAAGAGCCTTAGACTTTTGAAATTAAATATGCAATtaagtaaaatgaaaacaaagaaatgttCCTGGGGTTTCTTGTAGGTTTCATAATTAACAGCTATACCAGATTGCATCCATATAACTTGACTTTGATTTTTTCCCTTGTTTAGACTTTCCACACCCTCCTGCCTCTTTCTCTATGACATTGGTTTGATGGTATATAAAGTCTTGGATATCTTGATGGTAACGTCACAATCAAATCCTCACCCAACTACTCATCCCTGATTACTTCCTCAGTTTCAAATCCATGGCAATAGATTTTCCTCCATACCATTTCAGATGCCCCATTTCCATGGAGCTCATGAAGGAACCTGTTACCATCTCCACCGGCGTCACGTACGAACGTGTCAACATCGAGAAATGGTTCTTCACATACAAGAAGAAGACATGTCCGGCCACAATGCAAATAATCGAAGATTTCGACACCATACCAAATCACATTCTCAAGAGGCTCATTCTTGCATGGCAAACCCAAGGGGATCCTAAATCATCTTCGTCTGAGTTATCGAGTTCGCCTTCGGATAAACATGAGGATATTGAAGATCTTCTCAGTACAATCATGTCGTCCCCATTCAAGGTCAGTTCCTTAAAGAAACTTCGTTCCATCATCGACATGGGCGAGGAGACGAAAAATGACTTCATCAGGTCTAATGGAGTGGAAGTTCTTGTTCAAATACTTGAACAAATACTTACAGAGAACTCGGATCTCGTAACCTTTCGGGCTTGCGAGGAAGCTCTTTGTATTCTTCACCAATTTCCTATCTCGGAGGAAGAAGGTGATACTTTTAAGTTGCTGTCAAAACAAGATTCTACCAGATCAATGGCAATCATGCTACAGCGCGGGAGCGCTGAAGCACGCCTTCACACCATTACCATTTTCAAGAAGATGGCAAAAACCAATTACGACTGGAACTTTGTGATACAAGATCAAGGTATGGATTTCTTCAAATCCTTGTTGGAACTTGTTTCGGACGAAATATGCAGCAAAGCAAGCTCTTGTGCCTTGGAAGTGTTGATAGAAATCTTGAGAGCATCAAAGAAAAACAAGTTGAGGGCAATTGAAGCAGGTGCAGTTTGTGTCCTAATAGAGCTATTGCCGGAGTCCAGCAGATCCAGATGTGAGAAAATGTTGCAAGTTATCAAGTTACTATGTGAATGTGCTGAGGGGAGGCTTGCCCTGGTGGAACATGGCATGAGCATTGTCGCGATTTCGAAGAAGATGTTGCACGTCTCCAATGTTGCCACCAAGATTGGGGTGAAGATTATGTGGTTGGTTTGTAATTTTCACCCGACGGAGAAAGTACTGGATGATATGATGATTTATGGATCGGTGAAGAAGCTTCTTGCACTGTTGCATATGGATGGCAGGTCGTCGACGAGGGATAAGGTTGTGAAGATCTTCAAGATGCATGGAAATACATGGAAACGGTACCCTTGCTACCCTTGTGATTTGAAGGGCTACTTGGGATATGTCAATGAAAATTGCtaggtttagggttttttttttctttttaattttgtactaaattttcaaatacaGCAAGCAGTAGACAATTTTGTGGACAAGTTTGAACTGGTAACTGGTGTTGGAAACATTCTACCATTTTCATATTGATTTAAATATGTTCTGATAATCTCAATTTGTTGATTTTCATGTTGATTGTGTTGATTTGATCACATGAAAACATGTGCTTCTAGATTTGCTTCCAACCTTATTTTACCAAGCAATTTCTAGATGGACCTCCTAATTGCGGATTAAAGCGACCCTCATTCTAACTTTCtaattaagattttttttttccgctaCTCTCTGTGTATTGTTCGTAAGTTGTTCATCCCAGCCATGGCTAGCGCGCTCCATATAAGCAATATAAAAAACAacttaaattttgaaatatgCAATGAGAAATGGAACATCGGAACCTTGAAGAAGTTGGTGTTGCGAATCGGTTAGCTATGTGAATGATTATCCGGCCAGGTGCGGCTGTTTACGTTTATTCAGTCGAGTGCGATCGCACTAAACTTGCTCTTAAACCCTCGAGTTAGAAGGATTGTCGACTAAATAAGGGTGAGTACTGCATCACTTACATCTTATTGACTAGTTTGATTTGTTCTGTATGTATGGCATTGTGGGTCTATTGTGAAGTTGAAAATCACGTACATGAAAGGTCCATTTCTCCTAGTAAATCAAATATCGTTTATGGTTGttaaggtttagggtttatggttCAGAAGATATTGGTACTTATATTTTGGTCAAATATATAGTGGAGCTAGCATGTGTATCGTTTCTCTTTGTATATTTCACGATATTGTTGAACGTACTTGCTAGTTGCTACCATATGTGAATGCTATAGTTGAACTCTTGCAGGTCTGACCAAAGAACTTATCAACTTGATTATGAGATCTATTTGTCCGATCTAACTTCACCTCTCTTGCAAGTAGGTCAACTAtacagtttttctttttcatatcTTTCTTTCTGAGTTTCAAATTGTAATTCTAAGGGCAAGTTAAACTCGATCGTGCAGATGCATGAGCGCACGTCGTTTCGATTTTAGCATTGCTGTTCTTCGTCGTGATACACTCGTATTTATAAAATTAGTCAATAGTATGGAATAAATATACCTCTCCACCATGCCGGATAATGTTTGAAGCTGGAGACCCTTTCTCCCAGCATTTATAAACGTAGCTTAAAGAAGTCTTCCTTCGAGTCCCACGCATTGTGGATGACTGCAACCACAACAAGGCTTCCCATATTTCATACCCAACTGGCCAACATTTCCCTTGCCGTGCAATCACCGGCACAGATAATCTCAAGCAATACCAGCCTTGATAATGATTTATGTCGACATTATGAACTTTGTTGGTTACCGACCTTTTACTATTTCCAAACACTAATTTTATGACAAAAATACAAATGTCAACTATACTTGTCTGTCAATAACTTTCACACTACAAATAAGTACCAAGTCTTCTGGGATAAGAGCTTTTGTATTTATACAGGCCAAACTTGAGGTCGTCAACTGTGATATAGTTTGCAAATGTCAATTTATATGCTTAAAGTTCAACTGAAACACGTATTTATTTCACTAGACTAGTGGCCCAAGGGACAGAAATGTAATGTTGCCGACACCTTAGACTTGATATTGCTATTTGGTACATGCAATAACGTGGTGTTGAAATACGTGCCTGCTGAGATGAGAACTGGAGTTAAGTAGCCTGCACAAGTTGGAATGTTTGAGATGTGTGGAAACACCCAGATACTCAAAGCTTCGCAATGGCAGTTACAGGCAAGTTGGATATTGCAGGGAGCTTTAACTCTTCccattcttcatcatctaatTTAGAGAAATACTGCTCGACCATATGATCGTTGATGAGCTCCAATGTAGAAGGCTCCCACTAAATGAAAAAGGCAGTGGAGGAAGAAAACACAATTTAATGACTTGTTGtaaaatacatcaaaatatatttatagaaAATGCACAGATATACTAAGGATGTCATTCTCCTACTAAGACATTCTGGAATCTTAAACTTTGAATGATGA
This genomic interval carries:
- the LOC126802338 gene encoding E3 ubiquitin-protein ligase PUB23-like, with the translated sequence MAIDFPPYHFRCPISMELMKEPVTISTGVTYERVNIEKWFFTYKKKTCPATMQIIEDFDTIPNHILKRLILAWQTQGDPKSSSSELSSSPSDKHEDIEDLLSTIMSSPFKVSSLKKLRSIIDMGEETKNDFIRSNGVEVLVQILEQILTENSDLVTFRACEEALCILHQFPISEEEGDTFKLLSKQDSTRSMAIMLQRGSAEARLHTITIFKKMAKTNYDWNFVIQDQGMDFFKSLLELVSDEICSKASSCALEVLIEILRASKKNKLRAIEAGAVCVLIELLPESSRSRCEKMLQVIKLLCECAEGRLALVEHGMSIVAISKKMLHVSNVATKIGVKIMWLVCNFHPTEKVLDDMMIYGSVKKLLALLHMDGRSSTRDKVVKIFKMHGNTWKRYPCYPCDLKGYLGYVNENC